In one window of Candidatus Rubrimentiphilum sp. DNA:
- a CDS encoding NAD(+)/NADH kinase gives MSVAASKGIIALYIDEHRENSRALGVRVANRFTEAGYTITLCPGSDPKSSVGSDGAKVADAALLVTIGGDGTLLRAARLVINDGVPLIGINTGRLGFLTEFDEDDPRIDELPQLLAKGLEIEERLALLAHYDGRTFFALNDVVVRKGEVSRIVPFGLGLDDEQAGQIPADGICIATPTGSTAYFLSAGGSIISPRVEAFGIVPLLPHTLFSRPLIVPATSRVHISCDSEIVRAQLECDGDAVSEVAPGASVFIERHPKKVRFARPERLRFFERLEDKMRWGVSIKDRRRV, from the coding sequence ATGAGCGTCGCGGCAAGTAAGGGAATAATCGCGCTGTACATCGACGAGCACCGTGAAAACTCGCGCGCGCTCGGGGTGCGCGTGGCGAACCGGTTTACCGAGGCCGGCTACACGATTACCCTTTGTCCGGGCTCAGATCCGAAGTCGTCCGTCGGTTCGGATGGCGCGAAAGTCGCCGATGCCGCGTTGCTTGTAACGATTGGCGGCGACGGCACGCTGTTGCGCGCAGCGCGATTGGTCATCAACGACGGCGTCCCGCTGATCGGAATCAACACCGGAAGGCTTGGTTTCCTAACCGAGTTCGATGAAGACGATCCGCGCATCGACGAACTTCCGCAACTGCTCGCCAAGGGGCTGGAGATTGAAGAGCGGCTTGCGCTGCTGGCGCACTACGACGGGCGGACGTTCTTCGCGCTGAACGATGTGGTTGTACGAAAAGGCGAGGTGTCGCGCATCGTCCCGTTTGGTTTGGGCCTGGACGACGAACAGGCCGGCCAAATTCCCGCCGACGGCATTTGCATCGCCACGCCGACCGGTTCAACCGCATACTTCCTTTCCGCCGGCGGATCGATTATCTCGCCGCGGGTGGAAGCGTTCGGCATCGTACCGCTGCTGCCGCACACACTCTTTTCTCGTCCACTCATCGTGCCGGCGACTTCGCGCGTTCACATCAGTTGTGACTCCGAGATCGTGCGCGCGCAGCTCGAATGCGACGGCGATGCGGTCAGCGAGGTTGCGCCGGGCGCGTCGGTCTTTATTGAACGCCATCCCAAAAAGGTGCGCTTCGCGCGGCCGGAACGGTTGAGGTTCTTCGAGCGGCTTGAAGATAAGATGCGCTGGGGCGTTTCAATTAAAGACCGCCGGCGAGTCTAA
- a CDS encoding TlyA family RNA methyltransferase: MPRLDELVAERSGISRSQARALILEGRVRVNGAPATKAGTSVREEAAIEVERPRPFVSRGGEKLDHALSEFQIDVSGLRALDVGASTGGFTDCLLQRGAKHVVAVDVGYGQLDWGLRNDPRVTVMERTNFRTLTDGAFGPELFDIVVVDASFISLRTILARAAAFLAPSGRVVALVKPQFEAGRERVGRGGVVRDPEVHRAVLRETVQAMAELGLTATALTASPLLGPAGNREFLMLLERDGTAVSDARIDEVVG; this comes from the coding sequence ATGCCCCGGCTGGACGAACTCGTCGCGGAGCGCAGCGGCATCAGCCGCTCGCAGGCGCGCGCTTTGATTCTCGAAGGCCGCGTCCGCGTCAACGGCGCGCCGGCCACCAAAGCGGGCACATCCGTCCGGGAAGAAGCCGCCATTGAAGTCGAGCGTCCGCGTCCGTTTGTGAGTCGCGGCGGAGAAAAACTCGATCACGCGCTGTCCGAGTTTCAGATCGACGTAAGCGGGCTGCGCGCGCTCGACGTCGGCGCATCGACCGGCGGATTCACGGACTGTTTGTTGCAGCGTGGAGCAAAGCACGTCGTCGCCGTGGACGTCGGCTACGGGCAACTCGACTGGGGCTTACGCAACGATCCGCGCGTCACCGTCATGGAGCGAACGAATTTTAGAACTCTTACCGATGGAGCCTTCGGTCCCGAACTGTTCGACATCGTGGTGGTGGACGCGTCATTCATTTCGCTGCGTACGATTCTGGCGCGAGCTGCCGCCTTTCTTGCACCAAGTGGGCGTGTCGTGGCGCTCGTGAAGCCGCAATTCGAAGCGGGGCGCGAGCGCGTAGGCCGCGGCGGCGTCGTACGCGATCCCGAAGTACACCGTGCCGTCTTGCGCGAAACGGTCCAGGCAATGGCCGAACTCGGATTGACCGCAACCGCCCTAACCGCCTCTCCGCTTCTCGGACCCGCCGGTAATCGCGAGTTTTTGATGTTGCTGGAGCGCGATGGAACCGCGGTGTCGGACGCGCGCATCGACGAGGTAGTCGGATGA